Proteins encoded together in one Chitinophaga sp. LS1 window:
- a CDS encoding aspartate aminotransferase family protein produces MQPQFSSKEGDINLSESRQQWLNRHTDAATTALLAADAKVFLHQSLSTPCMDVLSGAAGIYIINHQGKKYMDFHGNSVHQLGYQNKYITDRVKAQMDTLAFSPRRFTNQPAIRLAERLTTGELSRVLFAPGGTSAIGMALKLARVVTGKYKTISMYDSFHGASMDSISVGGEYQFHQDIGPLLPGNIHVPPPDTQRGIWKDEMAYVDYIEYVIEKEGDIGALVAETIRSTDVIIPSTQYWKRLREICTRHGVLLILDEIPICMGRTGTLYAWQQYDIVPDIVVLGKGLGAGLVPMAAMLCKEEFNKAAHISLGHYTHEKNPLGAAAALAALDYMEEYKVLDHVMEMEAHIRSRLKSYSTRGKGMLWAIEADNAEQALYRCLEQGLSFKVSSGRVLSLYPPLITTKEEMDHALDIIINAI; encoded by the coding sequence ATGCAACCGCAATTTTCATCAAAAGAAGGGGATATAAACCTATCCGAAAGTCGCCAACAATGGTTGAACCGGCACACAGACGCCGCCACAACTGCATTACTGGCTGCAGATGCAAAAGTATTCCTGCACCAATCACTCTCTACCCCCTGCATGGACGTACTATCCGGCGCAGCCGGTATATACATCATCAACCACCAGGGCAAAAAATACATGGACTTCCATGGTAACAGCGTCCACCAACTCGGTTACCAGAATAAATACATCACGGACAGGGTGAAAGCGCAGATGGATACCCTCGCTTTTTCTCCCAGAAGGTTTACCAACCAACCAGCTATCCGGCTGGCGGAAAGACTGACTACAGGAGAACTAAGCAGGGTATTATTTGCGCCGGGTGGCACCTCTGCCATCGGAATGGCATTGAAACTCGCCCGCGTGGTTACAGGAAAATACAAGACCATCTCTATGTACGATTCCTTCCACGGCGCCTCCATGGATAGCATCTCCGTAGGTGGGGAATACCAGTTTCACCAGGATATCGGCCCCCTCTTACCCGGTAATATCCATGTTCCACCACCAGATACACAACGTGGCATCTGGAAAGATGAAATGGCTTATGTAGACTACATAGAATATGTCATCGAAAAAGAAGGCGATATTGGCGCATTGGTAGCCGAAACCATTCGCAGCACAGACGTCATCATTCCATCAACTCAATACTGGAAAAGACTGAGAGAGATATGTACCCGCCATGGTGTGCTGCTGATACTGGATGAAATCCCTATCTGCATGGGTCGTACCGGCACCCTCTACGCCTGGCAGCAATACGACATCGTACCAGACATTGTTGTATTAGGCAAAGGATTGGGCGCCGGACTGGTGCCTATGGCTGCTATGCTCTGTAAAGAAGAATTTAATAAAGCGGCACATATATCATTGGGGCATTATACCCATGAAAAGAACCCATTAGGTGCTGCCGCCGCTCTGGCTGCACTGGACTACATGGAAGAATATAAGGTATTAGATCACGTAATGGAAATGGAAGCACATATCCGTTCCCGCTTGAAAAGTTATTCTACACGAGGCAAAGGAATGCTCTGGGCAATAGAAGCGGACAATGCAGAGCAGGCATTGTACCGCTGCCTGGAGCAGGGACTGAGTTTCAAAGTATCCAGCGGCAGGGTATTATCGCTATACCCGCCCCTGATTACGACCAAAGAAGAAATGGACCATGCACTGGACATCATAATCAACGCTATATGA
- a CDS encoding DUF5690 family protein — protein MHRLLKNASGPWFTIWCLIASFGTYFCMYAFRKPMSTGLYSEYTLFGMGYKSILIISQVLGYMTSKFIGIKVISELRPAARVKLIIGLVGFSAIALLFFGLVPYPYNFIFLFFNGLPLGMIWGVVFSFLEGRKYTEVLSIGLSISIIAASGILKTTYLEVHSLFPGISEFWLPFTIGAIAFPFFCFFVWMLSVIPAPSEADKALRAERPPMTQADKTNVLRQYGPGIACIMIVYCMLATMRDFRDNFSVEIWNELDAHWNKAVLAQTEVLCSIFVLVAVGALSLIKNNEKAFHVTMGVIIAGIGMGGISTLLYHVHLISGFNWMLWLGIGLFLAYVPVQVALFERMIALFHIRANAGYFVYLCDALGYLGSVGILFYKEFFAKTVKWSDTMAQFSCIMTIGGGVLLITGMLFFKKLLLNKEISYQD, from the coding sequence ATGCATCGTTTACTTAAAAATGCTTCCGGCCCCTGGTTTACCATCTGGTGCCTGATCGCTTCTTTTGGCACTTACTTTTGTATGTATGCTTTTCGTAAACCGATGTCTACAGGTCTATATTCCGAATACACACTATTTGGGATGGGGTACAAATCCATCCTGATCATTTCTCAGGTACTGGGTTATATGACTTCCAAATTCATAGGTATCAAAGTCATTTCTGAACTGCGGCCGGCAGCGAGGGTAAAACTCATTATCGGGTTGGTCGGGTTTTCAGCTATTGCGCTGTTATTTTTTGGTCTGGTACCTTATCCCTATAATTTCATTTTCCTGTTTTTTAACGGTCTCCCATTGGGTATGATCTGGGGCGTAGTTTTCAGTTTTCTTGAAGGGCGTAAATACACTGAAGTCCTATCTATTGGTCTCAGCATCAGTATTATCGCGGCAAGCGGTATTTTAAAAACTACCTACCTGGAAGTCCATAGTCTCTTTCCAGGTATCTCTGAATTCTGGCTTCCATTTACTATTGGCGCCATCGCATTTCCTTTCTTCTGCTTTTTTGTGTGGATGCTTTCTGTCATTCCTGCTCCTTCCGAAGCAGATAAAGCACTACGGGCAGAACGACCACCCATGACGCAGGCAGACAAAACAAATGTGCTTCGCCAATATGGGCCGGGTATTGCCTGTATTATGATCGTCTACTGTATGCTTGCTACCATGCGCGATTTCAGGGATAACTTCTCTGTAGAGATCTGGAATGAACTTGACGCACACTGGAACAAAGCTGTCCTTGCCCAAACCGAAGTACTCTGCAGCATTTTTGTGCTGGTTGCGGTTGGCGCACTCAGTTTAATAAAGAATAATGAAAAAGCTTTTCATGTAACTATGGGTGTAATCATTGCTGGTATTGGTATGGGAGGTATTAGTACTTTATTATATCATGTACACCTCATCTCTGGATTTAACTGGATGTTATGGTTGGGCATAGGACTATTCTTAGCATATGTGCCCGTTCAGGTCGCTCTTTTTGAAAGGATGATTGCGCTGTTTCACATCCGTGCCAATGCCGGCTATTTTGTATACCTCTGCGACGCCCTTGGCTATCTCGGCAGTGTAGGAATACTCTTCTATAAAGAATTCTTTGCTAAAACAGTGAAGTGGTCAGATACAATGGCCCAGTTTAGTTGCATCATGACGATAGGTGGAGGGGTGCTCTTGATTACGGGAATGTTGTTTTTTAAAAAACTCTTGTTAAATAAAGAAATAAGCTACCAGGATTAA
- a CDS encoding XRE family transcriptional regulator: MQEDILIQIGNKIKEIRKAKGITVQELASKAEVSKGLISQIENNRTIPSLLVLMNIITSLDLDLNEFFKGIEQQATASHVIVKRSEDYYEFEKEKTKGFKYKRIMTRNLKNFPVDIVMLELKPGAKRTNMVKTEAYEYKYIVQGTVEYLINNEKHTLYAGDSIFFDGRQGHRPANIGEDTALILVAYFFI, from the coding sequence ATGCAGGAAGATATACTGATACAAATCGGAAACAAGATTAAAGAGATTCGTAAAGCTAAAGGGATCACTGTGCAGGAGCTGGCCAGCAAGGCCGAAGTGAGCAAGGGTCTTATTTCACAGATCGAGAATAACCGTACTATTCCTTCTCTGCTGGTATTGATGAATATTATTACTTCGCTGGACCTGGACCTGAATGAATTTTTCAAGGGCATCGAGCAACAGGCGACCGCATCGCATGTGATTGTTAAGCGGAGCGAAGACTACTATGAATTCGAAAAAGAAAAGACAAAAGGGTTTAAATATAAGCGCATTATGACGCGCAACCTGAAGAACTTCCCGGTAGATATTGTGATGCTGGAACTGAAGCCAGGCGCGAAAAGAACCAATATGGTGAAGACGGAGGCCTATGAATATAAATATATTGTACAGGGCACCGTCGAGTACCTGATCAACAATGAGAAACATACCTTATATGCTGGTGATTCCATCTTTTTTGATGGCAGACAGGGGCATCGCCCAGCCAATATCGGGGAGGATACTGCCTTAATCCTGGTAGCTTATTTCTTTATTTAA
- a CDS encoding CusA/CzcA family heavy metal efflux RND transporter has protein sequence MLNKIISFSVKNKLIIGLFVIALIGWGTFEVTRLPIDAVPDITDNQVQVLTVSPALGAPDVERLITFPIEQSCSNIPGLKQLRSFSRFGLSLVTVVFDDGTDIYWARQQIAERLAQVQDAIPDGIGKPEMAPVTTGLGEIYQYVVRPKKGYEGKYTPMDLRTLQDWTVRRLLLGTPGVADVSSFGGELKQYEIAVRPEQLKAYGISIADVFNALEKNNENTGGAYIEKGPTVLYIRSEGLTGSLADIEKIVVKNLTNGVPLLIRDVAEVHLGAATRYGAMCFNKEGEVAGAVVMMLKGENSSAVIKRVKEKVAEIQKALPEGVVIEPFLDRTKMVNNAIQTVEHNLMEGALIVVFVLVFFLGNIRAGLIVSSVIPLSMLFAIILMNKFGVGGNLMSLGAIDFGLIVDGTVIVVEAILHRFSHSKLSKITQEQMDTEVNKSTGTMIRSAVFSQIIILIVYIPILSLQGIEGKMFKPMAFTVAFAILGAFLLSITYVPMMSALCLNKKLSHKASMADKMMVRLERFYQPLLGRVMNFPKTIIAGCVVLMAAAVIILGQMGGEFIPQLEEGDFAVETRLLTGSNLKTTIKATQQASGILLKEFPEVEKVVTKIGSAEIPTDPMPLEAADMMVILKDKKAWTSAKTFPELSQKMTEALSVVPGLSVGFQFPVQMRFNELMTGARQDVVCKIFGEDLDSLAFYANKLGEVIHTVKGAVNLYVESVTGMPQIVINYNRDAMARYGLNVSDINRVVNTAFAGQRAGVVYEGEKRFDMVVRLAGEARQNISDVENLLVPAANGMQIPLYQVAEIKEIEGPNQIQRENTRRRIIVGFNVNGRDVQTIVQELQQKVAVEVKLPLGYSIVYGGAFDNLTNAKQRLSIVVPIALLLIFLLLYFAFQSVKQGLLIYTAIPLSAIGGIFALWIRDMPFSISAGVGFIALFGVAVLNGILLVNEFNRLKSEGWHDVRRIVIHATKSKLRAVLMTALVPSLGFIPMAVSAGAGAEVQKPLATVVIGGLIISTMLTLFVLPVLYILFEKGFRFYKKGVAVGILLLVGTAMNAQQKVGLQESLDLAVKNNLHIKAAKSGEDYYAMLRKSSFNPEKTQIGAEYGHINSMANDNRFTISQGIDFPTVYKRQRDLGIAQWQISQASTRNSENELKAKVKSTFYLLLVLQEKQRLLQNADSIYAAFVAKATLRLKTGDTDALEKATAENQRLQIASQLAILQTDYNAALQLFGVLLNSTTPVVPASDTLVYHPAALPDSNSLNNSPILQLQQRHLDATSAEYKLEKSRMLPSINIGYANSSIIGYQNVTGTDRYYGGGTRFSAVSAGVGIPIFGGAQRARIKAGNILIQQQQQEMAANKQQLDQELNRALTSYYRYQELLASYISIQLPNAGILIEGANKRLYSGESSYLEWTILINQAIETRSNYYNLIIETNDAAFDIEKISGIN, from the coding sequence ATGCTAAATAAAATAATTAGCTTTTCTGTAAAGAATAAGCTGATCATTGGGCTATTTGTAATAGCCCTTATCGGCTGGGGCACTTTTGAAGTCACCCGTTTACCCATCGATGCAGTTCCCGATATTACGGATAATCAGGTGCAGGTACTTACTGTATCTCCTGCTCTCGGAGCCCCGGATGTAGAGCGACTCATTACCTTCCCGATTGAACAATCCTGTAGTAATATACCGGGTCTGAAACAACTCAGAAGCTTTTCCCGCTTTGGGCTGTCGCTCGTTACTGTCGTTTTCGACGATGGAACCGACATTTATTGGGCTCGCCAACAGATCGCCGAGCGACTGGCACAGGTACAGGATGCTATTCCTGATGGCATCGGAAAGCCTGAAATGGCACCTGTGACTACCGGGCTTGGTGAGATCTACCAGTACGTAGTAAGGCCCAAAAAGGGTTATGAAGGTAAATACACCCCTATGGACCTTCGTACCCTGCAGGACTGGACGGTGCGCCGTCTCCTGCTCGGTACACCCGGTGTGGCAGACGTAAGTAGTTTTGGGGGTGAACTGAAGCAATACGAGATCGCCGTACGGCCAGAACAACTCAAAGCTTACGGCATTAGCATCGCCGATGTATTTAACGCACTGGAAAAGAATAACGAGAATACCGGTGGTGCTTATATTGAAAAAGGTCCTACCGTACTTTATATCCGAAGCGAAGGGCTGACAGGTAGTCTTGCAGATATTGAAAAGATTGTTGTAAAGAATCTCACCAACGGTGTACCCCTGCTTATCCGTGATGTGGCAGAAGTACACCTTGGCGCTGCCACCCGCTATGGCGCTATGTGTTTTAATAAAGAAGGCGAGGTCGCCGGTGCGGTCGTGATGATGCTGAAAGGCGAAAACTCCTCTGCGGTGATCAAAAGAGTGAAAGAAAAGGTAGCAGAAATACAAAAAGCATTGCCGGAGGGCGTGGTCATAGAGCCTTTCCTGGATCGTACCAAAATGGTGAACAATGCTATTCAGACTGTTGAGCACAACCTGATGGAAGGTGCACTCATTGTGGTATTCGTGCTGGTGTTCTTTTTGGGTAATATCAGGGCGGGGCTGATAGTATCTTCCGTAATTCCCCTCTCCATGTTGTTCGCCATTATCCTGATGAACAAGTTTGGTGTAGGCGGTAACCTGATGAGCCTTGGTGCGATTGATTTTGGTCTGATCGTAGACGGTACCGTGATCGTAGTGGAAGCAATTTTGCATCGGTTCTCGCATTCTAAGTTGTCGAAGATTACACAGGAGCAGATGGATACGGAGGTGAATAAAAGCACGGGAACGATGATCCGCTCCGCAGTATTCAGTCAGATCATCATCCTCATTGTATATATTCCGATCCTGTCTTTGCAGGGAATTGAAGGTAAGATGTTTAAACCAATGGCATTTACCGTGGCATTTGCCATATTGGGAGCATTCCTGCTTTCCATCACATATGTACCGATGATGAGCGCCCTGTGTCTGAATAAAAAGCTTTCTCATAAGGCCTCAATGGCCGATAAAATGATGGTACGCCTGGAACGGTTCTATCAACCGTTGTTGGGACGTGTAATGAACTTCCCAAAGACTATTATTGCAGGTTGCGTGGTATTGATGGCAGCAGCAGTGATCATACTCGGACAAATGGGGGGTGAGTTTATCCCACAACTGGAAGAAGGTGACTTTGCCGTAGAAACCCGCCTGCTTACTGGTAGTAACCTGAAAACGACTATCAAAGCCACGCAGCAGGCCTCTGGTATCTTATTGAAAGAATTCCCCGAAGTAGAAAAGGTCGTGACGAAAATAGGTAGTGCGGAAATTCCTACAGACCCGATGCCGCTGGAAGCTGCGGATATGATGGTGATCCTGAAAGATAAAAAGGCATGGACCTCTGCAAAGACCTTCCCGGAATTGTCTCAGAAAATGACAGAAGCGCTCTCTGTGGTACCGGGTCTCAGTGTTGGTTTTCAGTTTCCTGTACAGATGCGTTTCAATGAATTGATGACAGGTGCCCGTCAGGATGTGGTGTGTAAGATCTTTGGTGAAGATCTTGACTCACTCGCATTCTATGCGAACAAACTGGGAGAGGTCATCCACACCGTGAAAGGCGCGGTGAATCTTTATGTTGAGAGCGTAACCGGTATGCCACAGATCGTGATCAATTACAACCGCGATGCCATGGCCCGCTATGGCCTTAATGTTAGCGACATTAACAGGGTGGTGAATACGGCCTTTGCAGGTCAGCGTGCGGGTGTGGTTTATGAGGGCGAGAAGCGATTTGACATGGTAGTCCGGTTAGCTGGTGAAGCGAGACAGAACATCTCTGATGTAGAAAACCTGCTGGTGCCTGCTGCCAATGGTATGCAGATACCACTATATCAGGTGGCGGAAATTAAAGAGATCGAAGGACCGAACCAGATTCAGCGTGAAAATACCCGCCGTCGTATAATTGTCGGTTTCAACGTAAATGGTCGTGATGTACAGACCATTGTACAGGAGCTGCAACAGAAGGTAGCTGTGGAGGTGAAATTGCCTTTGGGATACTCTATTGTATACGGCGGCGCTTTCGATAACCTGACAAATGCCAAACAGCGTTTATCTATCGTAGTGCCGATCGCGTTATTGCTGATCTTCCTGTTATTATATTTCGCTTTCCAGTCTGTGAAACAGGGTTTGCTCATTTATACAGCGATCCCATTGTCTGCTATCGGGGGCATCTTCGCTTTATGGATACGTGACATGCCGTTTAGTATCTCTGCCGGCGTAGGTTTTATTGCGCTCTTTGGCGTGGCAGTATTGAATGGTATCCTGCTGGTGAATGAATTTAACAGGTTGAAGAGTGAAGGCTGGCATGATGTACGCCGCATTGTGATCCATGCAACCAAGTCCAAACTGCGTGCGGTATTGATGACGGCATTGGTTCCATCACTGGGCTTTATTCCAATGGCTGTCAGTGCAGGTGCTGGTGCAGAAGTACAGAAACCACTGGCCACCGTGGTGATCGGTGGTTTGATCATATCTACGATGTTGACGCTTTTTGTATTACCCGTATTATACATCCTTTTTGAAAAAGGATTCCGCTTTTATAAAAAAGGGGTTGCTGTGGGCATACTTTTGTTGGTTGGAACAGCTATGAATGCGCAACAAAAGGTCGGCTTGCAGGAATCACTGGATCTGGCGGTAAAAAATAACCTGCATATCAAAGCAGCGAAATCTGGGGAAGATTATTATGCCATGTTGCGCAAGAGCAGTTTCAATCCTGAGAAGACACAAATTGGTGCGGAATATGGACATATCAACAGTATGGCGAATGATAACAGGTTCACCATCTCTCAGGGAATTGATTTTCCTACTGTCTACAAGCGCCAGCGTGATCTGGGTATTGCACAATGGCAAATCAGTCAGGCCAGTACCCGTAACTCAGAGAATGAGCTGAAGGCAAAGGTGAAATCTACTTTCTACCTCCTGCTGGTATTACAGGAAAAACAACGACTGCTTCAAAACGCGGATAGCATCTATGCAGCCTTTGTAGCCAAAGCGACCTTGCGACTCAAAACCGGTGATACCGATGCACTGGAAAAAGCGACGGCAGAAAACCAGCGCTTACAGATCGCCTCGCAACTGGCCATCCTGCAAACAGACTATAATGCCGCATTACAATTGTTTGGTGTGTTGCTAAACAGCACAACGCCTGTGGTTCCAGCGAGTGATACCCTGGTATACCACCCGGCAGCACTGCCGGACAGCAATAGTCTGAACAACTCCCCTATCCTGCAATTGCAACAACGACACCTGGATGCGACCAGTGCCGAATACAAACTGGAAAAGAGCAGAATGCTGCCTTCTATTAATATAGGTTATGCAAATAGCAGCATTATCGGCTACCAGAATGTAACAGGAACTGACAGGTATTACGGTGGCGGCACGCGCTTCTCCGCAGTCAGTGCAGGTGTAGGCATTCCTATCTTCGGTGGTGCACAGCGTGCGCGTATAAAAGCAGGTAATATCCTCATTCAACAGCAGCAGCAGGAAATGGCGGCTAATAAACAGCAGCTGGATCAGGAACTGAACCGGGCATTGACCAGCTATTACCGATACCAGGAGCTGTTAGCATCATATATTTCTATCCAATTGCCCAATGCCGGTATCCTGATCGAAGGTGCCAACAAACGATTGTATAGTGGCGAAAGCAGTTACCTCGAATGGACGATCCTGATCAATCAGGCCATCGAAACACGGAGCAACTATTATAATCTGATCATAGAAACAAACGATGCCGCTTTTGACATCGAGAAAATCAGCGGAATTAACTAA
- a CDS encoding efflux RND transporter periplasmic adaptor subunit, translated as MRDILNVLASSLIIMTGCHSSSGNKETTKTNAVDSSNIVQLSAIQVKNAGVITGKPELKKMHTSLRVNGVIDVPPQNLVSISIPLGGYLKTMNLLPGMQVKKGQVLAVLEDPQYVQLQEDYLVAKNKLTFLEADFARQQELNQSKANSDKVLQQVKSDYESQKVIVRSLSEKLHLININPANLQSSNISRQISIPAPISGFVSKVNVNTGKYVAPTDVLFELMDPADLHLSLTVFEKDISQISHGQEVIAWSNNSSEKYQAEVHFITQGVDETHAAEVHCHLKKYDKRLVPGMFMNAEIALNNAQVKALPDAAIVKWQGKNYVFKADTGYMYTMVPVELGAHTDGFTEIKTVLPEGEYVIDNAYSVLMKMKNSGEDE; from the coding sequence ATGCGGGATATATTAAACGTTCTTGCAAGCTCACTGATCATCATGACCGGCTGTCACTCTTCATCCGGTAATAAGGAAACGACCAAAACGAATGCTGTAGATAGCAGCAATATCGTACAATTGTCAGCTATACAGGTCAAGAATGCAGGTGTCATCACCGGGAAGCCTGAACTGAAAAAGATGCATACCTCACTGAGGGTGAACGGTGTGATCGACGTACCTCCTCAAAACCTCGTCTCTATCAGCATCCCACTGGGTGGGTATCTGAAGACCATGAACCTGCTGCCGGGGATGCAGGTAAAGAAAGGACAGGTATTGGCAGTGCTGGAAGATCCGCAGTATGTACAGTTACAGGAAGATTACCTTGTGGCCAAAAACAAGCTGACCTTCCTTGAAGCAGATTTTGCCCGTCAGCAGGAGCTGAACCAGTCCAAGGCGAACAGCGACAAAGTATTGCAACAGGTAAAGAGCGACTATGAAAGCCAGAAGGTGATCGTACGTTCTCTCTCCGAGAAACTGCACCTGATCAACATCAATCCGGCAAACCTGCAATCATCAAACATTAGTCGCCAGATCAGCATACCCGCACCCATCAGTGGATTTGTAAGCAAGGTGAATGTAAACACCGGCAAGTATGTAGCGCCTACTGACGTGTTGTTTGAACTGATGGATCCGGCCGACCTGCACCTGAGTCTCACTGTATTTGAGAAAGACATTTCTCAGATCAGTCATGGGCAGGAAGTGATTGCCTGGTCGAATAACAGCAGTGAAAAATATCAGGCGGAAGTACACTTCATTACACAGGGTGTAGATGAAACACATGCTGCAGAAGTACACTGTCACCTGAAGAAATACGATAAGCGACTGGTACCGGGTATGTTTATGAATGCTGAAATTGCATTGAACAATGCGCAGGTAAAAGCATTACCGGATGCTGCGATTGTAAAGTGGCAGGGTAAAAACTACGTGTTCAAAGCGGATACCGGCTATATGTATACCATGGTGCCTGTAGAACTAGGTGCGCATACTGATGGTTTCACTGAAATCAAAACTGTTTTACCTGAAGGAGAATATGTGATAGACAATGCCTATTCTGTTCTCATGAAAATGAAGAATAGCGGAGAGGATGAATAA
- a CDS encoding ATP-binding protein: MDTLLISSNAIVLQQEFTWLREVLEVRMQQYFEKSTISSPAPPALPSDDSVYARILKHYNVTIPERILLLLALAPHIQPQLLDIFYLRNSTYDRGFTEFGGIKGQQHGGFLPTGETAAFVIAGDQLEQRFLLQQLLGPDHFFAKHNILRIQPAHADEPFFSGALQVTNEYLSYFTLGTPHKPDYSIHFPAKRIETGLDWNDLVLDERTMAEVDEIRTWVEYGQTLLQDWKMSNKIKPGYRALFYGPPGTGKSLTACLLGKTFGLDVYRIDLSMVVSKFIGETEKNLAGVFDQAINKNWILFFDEADALFGKRSNTTSSNDRYANQEVAYLLQRIEDFPGLVVLATNLKANIDEAFGRRFQSMIYFPVPGPAQRERLWQQSFPAHVTMEDASLLSEVAKKYEMTGGAIINVSRHSCLAALKRGDISILQKDILAGIRKEFGKEGKTI; encoded by the coding sequence ATGGACACCCTGCTGATCAGTTCAAATGCCATCGTTTTACAACAGGAGTTTACGTGGCTCAGAGAGGTACTGGAAGTACGCATGCAGCAATACTTTGAAAAAAGTACTATCTCTTCCCCTGCGCCACCGGCATTACCTTCCGATGATTCAGTGTATGCGCGGATCCTGAAACACTACAATGTCACCATCCCCGAAAGGATCTTATTATTACTCGCACTCGCTCCCCATATCCAACCACAGTTGCTTGATATCTTTTACCTCAGGAATAGCACTTACGATAGAGGGTTTACAGAATTTGGAGGTATCAAAGGCCAGCAACACGGCGGCTTTCTGCCTACCGGAGAAACTGCCGCTTTTGTAATAGCAGGCGATCAGCTGGAACAGCGATTCCTCTTGCAACAATTATTAGGACCCGATCATTTCTTCGCCAAACATAATATCCTGCGTATTCAACCCGCACATGCAGATGAACCATTCTTTAGTGGCGCATTGCAGGTAACGAATGAATACCTCAGTTATTTTACCTTAGGTACACCTCATAAACCTGACTACAGTATACACTTTCCTGCCAAAAGAATTGAAACGGGCCTGGACTGGAACGACCTGGTACTGGATGAACGAACCATGGCCGAAGTCGATGAAATAAGAACCTGGGTTGAATATGGACAGACACTGCTGCAGGACTGGAAAATGAGTAACAAAATCAAACCCGGCTACCGGGCATTGTTTTATGGGCCTCCGGGTACCGGCAAGTCCTTAACAGCCTGCCTGTTGGGTAAGACCTTCGGGCTGGATGTATACCGTATTGACCTATCCATGGTCGTATCAAAATTCATAGGAGAGACTGAGAAAAATCTGGCGGGTGTATTTGATCAGGCCATCAATAAAAACTGGATATTATTCTTTGACGAGGCTGATGCATTGTTTGGGAAGAGAAGCAACACCACCTCTTCAAATGACCGCTATGCAAATCAGGAAGTAGCTTACCTGTTACAAAGGATCGAAGATTTTCCGGGATTGGTGGTACTGGCTACAAACTTAAAAGCAAATATAGACGAAGCTTTTGGTCGCCGCTTTCAGTCGATGATCTATTTTCCTGTACCGGGGCCTGCACAACGTGAACGGCTCTGGCAACAATCATTCCCAGCACATGTGACCATGGAAGACGCTTCTCTGTTATCTGAGGTGGCTAAAAAGTATGAGATGACTGGTGGGGCTATTATCAACGTATCGCGACATAGTTGTCTTGCAGCTTTAAAAAGAGGCGATATATCCATCTTACAAAAAGATATACTGGCAGGGATCAGGAAGGAGTTTGGAAAAGAAGGGAAAACAATTTAG